The DNA sequence ATAAAACATTAGCTATAAAAACAATACCTCCATATGAATtccattttatacaaaattttcaatacaaattagAAAACagtgatgtattttttaaatgaatgatGTAGTAAATgttgtacataaaaaaataaataatataacctgAATAACATCTTTGTTGAAATGCTTCTTATCTCTCATGGCTACTCCATGCATCAGACCCCAGTCTCTAGCCTTTTCTATCACGGTCACTAACGCTTTATGCTCAATGGGGAGCGGAATACACGATGCAAAGCGAGCTTGCGACATTTTGCAACACAGAAATAtcaccaaataaatatttaagaccAAATAAATTTAACGATTTCAAATGCACAACTGCTTTGCAGAGCGCTTGCTTCTATGCTTAAAGCTGAACGACGTTTAAGTAATTTTGAAGAATTTGTTGTATTATATAGTCTGCCTAATAGCTAATTCATCGTTGCATTCGGTTTTTTTGTGACAATGACGTTTGTTATTGTCAATTATGACAAATTTAtgatgacagttgtcacttGTCAAACCAGACAACAACAATCACATTCACATTAAATACTTCATAGATCATTCACtattagtatttatttgaatagaacagTATTATCAGAAACACATTATTGCATCTTAGTCATAGGCTGGACTGGCTGGGTCCTCGGTTGCAGTGgtggaaatacaatattaagtGACAATTAtcccctgtcgggcacagcaaatgTGGTACAAAATTTGTAGGAGAGAGGAAGAACGTGCTTATTTTCTGGCGGAAAAAATAACCAGCCTGTgtaaatttgattaaaattttgattaGGTATGTCATGATTTTtctaatgttaaatatttataaccatAATTGCTTACTttacttaatttcttttttttacgttttctactttttttttctagcaTAATATGCTAGATATTATCTACAGTTTAGCCCTATGATGTGGTTGGCAACACTGTATATAGTCTATGGTATCTGTATATAATCTATGGTGTATATAGTCTATGGTACTGGTTTCTCTCCTCTCTCGGTTTCGACTCGCTCGACGGCTCGGCTCGACTTCCATTTTTGTTTTTGCTCGTTTGCTGAATGCTGTTGCTTGTTAGGTTTTTGTCTGTTGAAACTGGAAAGATAAGGCGCGTGGTGtcttaaattgaaaattaactGTTATAATCGAATCATGTCGTGATAAAAAGGAGTTGTGTTGTTGAAATATGAAGATTTTGTGGCGTACGTTGTGATGTGATTCTACGAGGTGGTTTGGTTTTCCTCAACCATTCCATGATGCGGTTTGGCATTCAATCGTGTCGTTTCGTTTGTCCATCAATCTTGTcgttttattgtttgtgtttcgttgttctCTCTTGGTTGTGTCTGGTCGAGGCAAATAGTAAATATGTAATACTCAACTATTTCGTTAAATCGTCAATGTTGTTATATTTTGCGAGATTCcgaaaaattataaatgtctGTGGAATTGGATGAATTGGTTGGTCTCACTGTTGGGTGGGTCAGAGATTATCTTTATAGTTGTTGTGGGTCGCTAGGAAAGTTTTAGTTTCCAAAGGAAAAGTCGAAGTGTTCGTTATTTTGGGTGGACTGAACTGACTACAATTCGTTACTACATGTCTATTTATACTAAGACTTATCATATTGGTCTCACGACCCTTATACCAATTAACTAATCAGCATTTAACTAAGGACTCAAACTTCCCTTGAGAAAGGTAAACAAGACATAATATGTCTTGTTTGTATAAGGGTATAGAAGCAAAGGTGACCATCTCCACTTTTAGTGGCGTAGCGTGCGTTGGCGGGACCccgtataaaaaattgtttgggGGCCCTTATATTGTTTGGGGGTAAAGATTtttcacaaaagaaaaaaaatattgtgaaaagaaatatttatttatcataacataatttaaccattttacaaataaaaatcaaattttaaatattcattctcCTTGCCTTTTTTTCGGCAAACTgatttattaaatcatttatggctgatgatgattttagtttttctaaagTTTCTACCTCTATGGACAATAGTGAGAGGTCTGACAGCCGTTCTTGTCCCATCGAAGTtcttaagtaattttttatcagttttaattttgaaaaacttCTTTCAGCAGTTGCGGTTGTAACTGGAAGAGTCAAGAATAAAAAGCATGCTGTGATTACCTCGGGAAAACTAGATGCAAGACTATTGAATTTTACTAGCAATAATTCAATGAGTTCTTTGATGGAATAAATTTTTTGAATTTCAGATTTTAAGCATGTTTTTAGAGCCTTTAATTGGTCACAAAGATTAACTGAGATGTCCTTACTGTATTTAACCGACAGTTTTCCGGAAGCGATAAATATCTCTTCGTTTGAAGAAGATAGGAGTTTCTCCGGTTGTAATATTTCGAACATACTACTCAGGTCGCAAAGGCTCTGAAATCTTTCTTTAGTTtgagaaattaatatatctaaACAACAATAGTAtacattgactttgaaatagGATTCCGGGTCGGAAATTCTCTCATCTTGTgataattcatcaaaaaaacgCTTCGTTATCTTTCGCctactgtttttaaaaacagttgTTACCCCCCACTCTTTTGCTAAATCTTTGGACTCATTTAGCAAACTATTAAATGAAATCTGATTTCTTAATTGGCACAGTCTATTTAAaagattacttaataaaatactagaTTTCTGTAAGTCATTATTTTCATGCTGTAGAGCTTTAGAAATAggattaataatttcaaatagtgaagaaaaaaatgtaacgaGCACTAAGAAATCATAACTctccaaaatattaattatatttttacattcttCACGTtcatcttttttatttgaaattaaatttagttGGTACAAAGTTTTCATGATTAGTAAAAAATTTTTCTTTACCGCTAATAAAGCGTCGTTCCTAGAAGACCATCTGGTTGGACATACCTTTTTGAgggtaatcaaatatttttcagatGGATCGTCACTTAGCATAGCCCAGCGTTTTATACTATTGccaaaaaaagtatatattttttctaaattatcgaaaaaagtCGATACTTCACGAACGTGTCTCGCAGCATCGTTTAAAACCAAGTTTAAAGCGTGCGCAGCACAATGAACATAATCGGCATTTGGAGCATGCTCTTTTATTAGGGTTTGTAATCCTCCATAAACACCCGACATAACATTTGCTCCATCGTAACCCTGTCCTCTACATTTAGTCAAATCAATTCCATATTCTTTAGTCAAATTTAAAATGTCAGTTTTCAGACCTGCAGCACTGCAATCGGTTACTGCTATAAATCCTAAAAAGGACTcacagatttttatttctttaggcACATTATCATCATTTTCTGTAACCGAGATATATCGAAAAACTACAGAAAGTTggtcaatttttgacaagtcttgTGTTGTATCCAGAATTATTGTCAGAAATGGAGCTTTTTTAATTTCTGAGATAATATTGTTCCTAACGGTGGTACCAAGCAAACTAATAATTTCGTTTTGAATCGTAggacttaaataatttatttcgccTTTCGGTTTTAGAAGAAGTTCTTTTAAAGTTGCATCATAGTTAGATAGCAAACGTAAAATTGCCATAAAATTTCCAGAATTAGAATCATGCCCTCTCAAAGATAGATTACAAGATGCtaaagtaattataacattaattatacGATGCAGTACATCTCTCCAGAATGTAATTTTACTATTGATTTCACTTTGCAATAGAGTATCGATGGTATTTCCTTGCAACCAATTATTATAAGAGAGTGAGGCATTCATATGCTGCTGTGACTTTTCATGGTCAAGTATAGTTTGCGTAAAATTGCTTCTAACCGAAACACCGTTAACCCAAGCAGAGGAGTATGATTTGTTTTGACGATCTGCTAATAACCAACAGAAGTGACAGTACggtttgtttaaaacgttagaaTAACATAACCATGGTCTTACAAGTTTTATGCCTGCCTGATTGAAATATGAATAGTAATAGGCCGAAAAAGGTCGGTTACTTTCTGAATCTTTTGGAAATGGTCCTTGTGGTTTAAATGGacccaatttaaaaattatttttcgtTCGCATTCAGATAAATTGTCACCAAAATTTCCTCTATCtgatgaaattatattacaatcttCAAATATATCAGAATCGTTGACTTGGTGTTCTTCAATTTCTGGATGGACATCCGATGAAGTATGTGCTTGGCTTTCTTCTATTTCCGAATGGATATTTGACGAAGAACGTGCTTCAGaagaatctaaaaataaacgagtattcgttaaaaaataaatacgaatgctttgatactaaactaaaaagagttatatataaataaataactttactgAGGGTCACAGTTAGAGAGTGTTCAGTTCAGACGCATACAGACTCTACACTGATAAAAAAGCTAACTTGACTCAAGAGCCAAAATCTTGAACCAAGAAACTCATTTGGAAGAAAATGAGTTTCTTGAATGAAGAGAATAAATTCTTGAGTCAAGAAATTGTTCTTGATTCAAGTAAATTTTTCTTGTCTCAAGAATTTATTCTCTTGATTCAAGAAACTCATTTTCTTCCAAATGAGTTTCTCGGTTCAAGATTTTGGCTCTTGAGtcaagttagtttttttatcaGTGTACGCGGATTGTGCTCGTATTAGTAGATACAAAATCACCTGCGGCCCGTCCGTGCGTTACATTACACCTGCGTGCTATTTGAACGCAGCGCCTAGTGTAGTGGCCATACGAAACGAGAACAACCCGAAAGCGAGTCTGCACATCTGAAGTTCTCAACACGCAATTTACGATACGATACAGACTGAtagacaaacaacaaaacaaattgatcCTATAGATAAGTTAgagttttggtttttttttgtttcgtggcacggaaccctaaaaacaaaattcaccCTTCGCTACAGGTAAATAATAAACCAACCACGCGTATCTGACCACGCAGATCCACATTAGCGTCGTGTAAAATAGTACTTGTGTAAATTAGTAAGTACTTCGGTTTTTCGAAGAACTAATTTTACaattagacatttatttttagacctCATCCGTTTTAAGATTTTTGCCAAACCAATTTcatgtaaaagtttaattagtAAGGAGTCTCCAATatcttttttagatttttggaACAGTAGTTGTGAAAATCGAGGGGGGGGGAGACCACTTTTTGTGACGGACAGATTGACAGACCGAAATTAAAAGATTTCCTTGTTTATCACTACGGACCCCGAATAAATGGGTTGAGTAGTACTTACCTTTCCAATCTAAATCACTCACAGTATCTTGTCTCTGAAAAAATGAAGAAATTTTGGGCACTTTTTTTATAACCTCTTCCCTTTTccgtttactttttcttttctcAGCACCGCTGGGATAATCTCTTTTCCTTTCACTCATTTCTCTTACAAATCGCTACTAATATTGTTAAACCAGAAGAACAATATTGTTTGTACTGAATTACAATGTAATGCACAATTACATAAAACGCGTGAATAAACACTGCACTGCACTCCGTGGTTTAACATCCAATGTAGAGTATGTACGTACACGTATATCGCGATAT is a window from the Spodoptera frugiperda isolate SF20-4 chromosome 10, AGI-APGP_CSIRO_Sfru_2.0, whole genome shotgun sequence genome containing:
- the LOC118272602 gene encoding zinc finger MYM-type protein 1-like, encoding MNASLSYNNWLQGNTIDTLLQSEINSKITFWRDVLHRIINVIITLASCNLSLRGHDSNSGNFMAILRLLSNYDATLKELLLKPKGEINYLSPTIQNEIISLLGTTVRNNIISEIKKAPFLTIILDTTQDLSKIDQLSVVFRYISVTENDDNVPKEIKICESFLGFIAVTDCSAAGLKTDILNLTKEYGIDLTKCRGQGYDGANVMSGVYGGLQTLIKEHAPNADYVHCAAHALNLVLNDAARHVREVSTFFDNLEKIYTFFGNSIKRWAMLSDDPSEKYLITLKKVCPTRWSSRNDALLAVKKNFLLIMKTLYQLNLISNKKDEREECKNIINILESYDFLVLVTFFSSLFEIINPISKALQHENNDLQKSSILLSNLLNRLCQLRNQISFNSLLNESKDLAKEWGVTTVFKNSRRKITKRFFDELSQDERISDPESYFKVNVYYCCLDILISQTKERFQSLCDLSSMFEILQPEKLLSSSNEEIFIASGKLSVKYITTATAERSFSKLKLIKNYLRTSMGQERLSDLSLLSIEVETLEKLKSSSAINDLINQFAEKKARRMNI